A single genomic interval of Nitratidesulfovibrio sp. SRB-5 harbors:
- a CDS encoding dual CXXC motif small (seleno)protein, which produces MYSTSYGFGQPRAAQTTIPCRTCGTALRVERTCHEVFLRCTTCRTTHDVGEYVAQMDEAMESFMENVYCDRT; this is translated from the coding sequence ATGTACAGCACCAGCTATGGCTTCGGGCAACCCCGGGCCGCCCAGACCACCATTCCCTGCCGCACCTGCGGCACCGCGTTGCGCGTGGAACGCACCTGCCACGAGGTGTTCCTGCGCTGCACGACCTGCCGCACCACCCACGACGTGGGCGAATACGTGGCCCAGATGGACGAGGCCATGGAATCGTTCATGGAGAACGTGTACTGCGACCGGACGTAG
- a CDS encoding OmpH family outer membrane protein has product MKRYALVLLALAAMVALAGCNQPKSGGIAVVNTARVYQESEAGKAGVKHLETLHEEMQNQLNQMQESLQKDQSDDNKRKFQEAFADYQKRMGAEQQQVISVLNENLQKVLDSYREKNGLDVIVGNDNVLSAGPSADVTGNIVAELNKLNINFKRMEAEAPAKPAEAPKQ; this is encoded by the coding sequence ATGAAGAGATATGCCCTCGTACTGCTGGCCCTTGCCGCCATGGTGGCGCTTGCCGGGTGCAACCAGCCCAAGTCCGGCGGCATCGCCGTGGTGAACACCGCCCGCGTCTACCAGGAAAGCGAGGCGGGCAAGGCCGGGGTGAAGCACCTCGAAACGCTGCACGAGGAAATGCAGAACCAGCTCAACCAGATGCAGGAATCGCTGCAGAAGGACCAGAGCGACGACAACAAGCGCAAGTTCCAGGAAGCCTTCGCCGACTACCAGAAGCGCATGGGCGCCGAACAGCAGCAGGTCATCTCCGTCCTGAACGAGAACCTGCAGAAGGTGCTGGATTCCTATCGCGAAAAGAACGGCCTCGACGTCATCGTGGGCAACGACAACGTGCTTTCCGCCGGTCCCAGCGCCGACGTCACCGGCAATATCGTGGCCGAACTGAACAAGCTGAACATCAACTTCAAGCGCATGGAAGCGGAAGCCCCGGCCAAGCCGGCGGAAGCCCCCAAGCAGTAG
- a CDS encoding 2-oxoacid:ferredoxin oxidoreductase subunit beta codes for MDIEVYGEYKKTAWCPGCGNHDVMKAVRQALAGLDLAPNRVAHVSGIGQAAKAPHYIDLNGFNGLHGRGLPPAQAIKLCNPELTVIAQSGDGCNYGEGGNHFLAAIRRNVDMTLLVHDNQIYGLTKGQASPTTPEGQVTKSQPDGVRNAPFNPIAVAVAMKCSFVARSFSGNTPHLVKMIQLAIQHKGFALVDLFSPCVSFNKVNTFGWYKQRCQELPEDYDPTDWAAAMQVAQEFGERIPIGVIYRNDRPSLDASLPVLQKGPLGRQPVDRDGLRALMQSYT; via the coding sequence ATGGATATCGAAGTCTACGGCGAATACAAGAAGACCGCGTGGTGCCCCGGCTGCGGCAACCACGACGTGATGAAGGCCGTGCGCCAGGCGCTGGCCGGGCTGGACCTTGCCCCCAACAGGGTGGCGCACGTTTCCGGCATCGGGCAGGCGGCCAAGGCCCCGCACTACATCGACCTCAACGGCTTCAACGGCCTGCACGGGCGCGGCCTGCCCCCGGCGCAGGCCATCAAGCTGTGCAACCCGGAGCTGACCGTCATTGCCCAGAGCGGCGACGGCTGCAACTACGGCGAGGGCGGCAACCACTTTCTGGCGGCCATCCGCCGCAACGTGGACATGACCCTGCTGGTGCACGACAACCAGATCTACGGGCTGACCAAGGGGCAGGCCAGCCCCACCACCCCGGAAGGGCAGGTCACCAAGAGCCAGCCCGACGGGGTGCGCAATGCGCCGTTCAACCCCATTGCCGTGGCCGTGGCCATGAAGTGCTCGTTCGTGGCGCGCTCGTTCTCGGGCAACACCCCGCATCTGGTGAAAATGATCCAGCTGGCCATCCAGCACAAGGGCTTCGCGCTGGTGGACCTGTTCTCGCCGTGCGTGTCGTTCAACAAGGTCAACACCTTCGGCTGGTACAAGCAGCGCTGCCAGGAACTGCCGGAAGACTACGATCCCACCGACTGGGCCGCCGCCATGCAGGTGGCGCAGGAATTCGGCGAGCGCATTCCCATCGGGGTCATCTACCGCAACGACAGGCCCTCGCTGGATGCCAGCCTGCCCGTGCTGCAAAAGGGGCCGCTGGGCCGCCAGCCCGTGGACAGGGACGGGTTGCGGGCATTGATGCAATCCTACACCTAG
- a CDS encoding substrate-binding periplasmic protein — translation MHASRSHLAFAATLVCLLLLPLLLPDPALADADIATQASAAPRELAILAFHRPPYYTFDHGVAGGILVDAVRRVLDAAHIPYHVTEMPPKRIVALFEQDPTAHACAPGWYRTREREQFARFSAPIYRNLPPVAVLRADAALQSGRARGLTGLLATGLRLVLRGGFSYGPALDEALARSRAPVYRSTADNAALLEMLASGRYDMTLMEQEEATELLRRSPRLLQALQLVPLTGQDALPGQPQTRHLMCGRGVDETTMRRIDDAIAAVLGDMPGDLAGGLPGADPAAP, via the coding sequence ATGCACGCCAGCCGTTCCCATCTTGCCTTCGCGGCCACGCTCGTGTGCCTGCTGCTTCTGCCGTTGCTCCTGCCCGATCCTGCCCTGGCGGATGCGGACATCGCCACCCAGGCCAGCGCCGCCCCGCGCGAACTGGCCATCCTCGCCTTTCATCGCCCGCCCTACTACACCTTCGACCACGGCGTGGCCGGGGGCATTCTGGTGGATGCCGTGCGCCGCGTGCTGGATGCCGCGCACATTCCGTACCACGTCACGGAGATGCCGCCCAAACGCATCGTGGCGCTGTTCGAACAGGACCCCACGGCCCATGCCTGCGCGCCCGGCTGGTACCGTACCCGCGAACGCGAACAGTTCGCCCGGTTCAGCGCGCCCATCTACCGCAACCTGCCCCCGGTCGCGGTGCTGCGGGCCGACGCGGCACTCCAGTCCGGCCGGGCCAGGGGGCTTACCGGGCTGCTGGCTACCGGGCTGCGGCTCGTGCTGCGCGGCGGTTTTTCGTACGGCCCGGCCCTGGACGAGGCTCTGGCCCGCTCCCGCGCGCCGGTCTACCGCAGCACGGCAGACAACGCCGCCCTGCTCGAAATGCTGGCATCGGGCCGCTACGACATGACCCTGATGGAACAGGAAGAAGCCACCGAGTTGCTGCGCCGCTCGCCCCGACTGCTCCAGGCATTGCAACTGGTGCCGCTGACCGGACAGGATGCCCTGCCGGGCCAGCCCCAGACCCGCCACCTGATGTGCGGGCGCGGCGTGGACGAGACCACCATGCGCCGCATCGACGACGCCATCGCCGCCGTGCTGGGCGACATGCCGGGTGACCTCGCGGGTGGTCTGCCGGGAGCAGACCCCGCCGCCCCCTGA
- a CDS encoding phosphoadenosine phosphosulfate reductase family protein, which translates to MSLDAKIDAARQLLREVLAQHGPDRVAVAWTGGKDSTLALALWRGVLHDAVPGVPGVSGARPLALNLDTGCKFPEVMALRDRLAVEWGVTLHIARPDVPPGYPVAADRAACCRDLKVAPLLRALRQLDVAVLLTGIRRDEHPDRAARPVREPVAEPPHLRVHPVLDFSEMDVWAATMQLGLPHCELYDRGYRSLGCMPCTLPPEGMRGAQGAGGERAGRAADKEAMLASLHALGYF; encoded by the coding sequence ATGAGCCTTGATGCCAAGATCGACGCCGCACGCCAACTGCTGCGCGAGGTGCTGGCCCAGCACGGGCCGGACCGCGTGGCCGTGGCCTGGACCGGCGGCAAGGATTCCACCCTGGCGCTCGCCCTGTGGCGCGGCGTGCTGCATGATGCCGTGCCCGGCGTACCCGGCGTATCTGGCGCGCGCCCGCTGGCCCTGAACCTGGACACGGGCTGCAAGTTTCCGGAAGTCATGGCCCTGCGCGACAGGTTGGCGGTGGAGTGGGGCGTGACCCTGCACATTGCCCGACCGGACGTGCCCCCCGGCTATCCCGTGGCGGCGGATCGGGCCGCCTGCTGCCGCGACCTGAAGGTGGCGCCGCTGCTGCGTGCCCTGCGCCAACTGGACGTGGCCGTGCTGCTTACCGGCATCCGCCGCGACGAGCATCCCGACAGGGCCGCCCGGCCCGTGCGCGAACCGGTGGCGGAACCGCCCCACCTGCGCGTGCACCCGGTGCTGGACTTCAGCGAGATGGACGTGTGGGCGGCCACCATGCAGCTTGGCCTGCCCCACTGCGAACTGTACGACCGGGGCTATCGCTCGCTGGGCTGCATGCCGTGCACCCTGCCGCCGGAAGGCATGCGGGGTGCGCAGGGTGCAGGGGGCGAGCGCGCCGGTCGCGCCGCCGACAAGGAGGCCATGCTCGCCTCGCTGCACGCTCTGGGCTATTTCTAG
- a CDS encoding cytoplasmic protein, which yields MHKVVLYAIQGEVPCFVHVMLNALDMHARGWDVRVVVEGQAIKAVPVVAGSGHTMRPLFEKARDAGLFAGACKACASIQRVAEEVEATGLELIGDMSGHPAMGEWIERGYTVITM from the coding sequence ATGCACAAGGTCGTGCTGTATGCCATTCAGGGCGAGGTGCCCTGTTTCGTGCATGTGATGCTGAACGCGCTGGACATGCACGCGCGCGGCTGGGACGTGCGCGTGGTGGTGGAGGGGCAGGCCATCAAGGCCGTGCCCGTGGTGGCTGGCTCCGGGCACACCATGCGTCCGCTGTTCGAAAAGGCGCGCGATGCCGGGCTGTTCGCCGGTGCCTGCAAGGCCTGTGCGTCCATCCAGCGCGTTGCGGAAGAGGTGGAGGCCACCGGGCTTGAGCTCATCGGTGACATGAGCGGGCACCCGGCCATGGGCGAGTGGATAGAGCGGGGCTACACGGTAATCACCATGTAA
- the miaA gene encoding tRNA (adenosine(37)-N6)-dimethylallyltransferase MiaA, with product MSLSDTLSDSLISTPPIRVICLVGPTGAGKTAAALHLARTFGGGVVNADSRQVYRDFPIITAQPSPEERAVCPHLLYGFLPSTEKISAGVWTDKATAAIEELCREEPGHNTSRQATSHQATSRPDGLLPLLVGGTGLYLKTLLDGIADIPRVDPAIGARLERECDALGAPALHARLASIDPDYAARIHPNDRQRAVRALEVHEGTGHTLSWWHARPVPPPRYAALRIGMDMSLDELTPRLDRRIDLMLEAGALDEARAARTVCDDPAAPGWSGIGCAELYRHLTGELPWAEARLLWLRNTRAYAKRQLTWFRADKRIHWVRPDALDAMAALACAFLRGETAA from the coding sequence ATGTCCCTCTCCGATACTCTCTCAGATTCGTTGATCAGTACCCCCCCCATCCGCGTGATCTGTCTGGTTGGCCCCACGGGGGCGGGCAAGACGGCGGCGGCGCTGCATCTGGCGCGCACCTTCGGGGGCGGGGTGGTCAATGCCGATTCGCGGCAGGTCTACCGCGATTTCCCCATCATCACCGCCCAGCCCTCGCCGGAGGAGCGCGCGGTGTGCCCGCACCTGCTGTATGGCTTTCTGCCCAGCACGGAAAAGATCAGCGCGGGCGTGTGGACAGACAAGGCCACGGCGGCCATCGAGGAACTTTGCCGGGAAGAGCCGGGCCACAACACGTCGCGCCAGGCCACGTCGCATCAGGCCACGTCGCGTCCAGACGGGCTGCTGCCCTTGCTGGTGGGCGGTACCGGCCTGTACCTGAAGACCCTGCTGGACGGCATTGCCGACATCCCCCGCGTGGATCCGGCCATCGGCGCGCGGCTGGAACGCGAATGCGATGCGCTGGGCGCGCCTGCGCTGCATGCCCGGCTGGCCTCCATCGATCCGGACTACGCCGCCCGCATCCACCCCAACGACCGGCAGCGCGCCGTGCGCGCGCTGGAGGTGCACGAGGGCACCGGGCACACCCTGTCGTGGTGGCATGCCCGGCCCGTGCCGCCACCGCGCTACGCGGCGTTGCGCATCGGCATGGACATGAGCCTCGACGAACTGACGCCCCGGCTCGACCGCCGCATCGACCTGATGCTGGAGGCGGGCGCGCTGGACGAGGCCCGCGCGGCGCGCACCGTGTGCGACGACCCCGCCGCGCCCGGCTGGTCGGGCATCGGCTGCGCCGAGCTGTATCGCCACCTCACCGGCGAACTGCCCTGGGCCGAGGCCCGGCTGCTGTGGCTGCGCAACACCCGCGCCTACGCCAAGCGGCAGCTGACGTGGTTCCGAGCCGACAAGCGCATCCACTGGGTCAGGCCGGACGCCCTCGACGCCATGGCTGCGCTGGCGTGCGCTTTCCTGCGCGGCGAGACAGCGGCGTAG
- a CDS encoding ferritin: MLSERMNQALNDQVKWEMYSSYLYLSMSAYLADMGLSGFANWMRVQAQEELFHAMKFYDFINERGGRVILQPIDAPPSSWEGVLDAFQKTLEHERHVTARINDLVNVAIEERDHATNIFLQWFVTEQVEEEDGVNDLLHKLRLINGEGQGMLLLDKDLATRVFTMPAAATA; the protein is encoded by the coding sequence ATGCTTTCCGAACGCATGAACCAGGCCCTGAACGATCAGGTCAAATGGGAAATGTATTCCAGCTACCTGTACCTCTCCATGTCCGCCTACCTCGCGGACATGGGCCTTTCCGGCTTCGCCAACTGGATGCGGGTGCAGGCGCAGGAAGAACTGTTCCACGCCATGAAGTTCTACGACTTCATCAATGAGCGCGGCGGCAGGGTGATCCTGCAACCCATCGACGCGCCCCCCTCGTCGTGGGAGGGCGTGCTGGACGCCTTCCAGAAGACGCTGGAGCACGAACGCCACGTCACCGCGCGCATCAACGACCTGGTCAACGTGGCCATCGAAGAGCGCGACCACGCCACCAACATCTTCCTGCAATGGTTCGTCACCGAACAGGTGGAGGAAGAGGACGGCGTGAACGACCTGCTGCACAAGCTGCGGCTCATCAACGGCGAAGGCCAGGGCATGCTGCTGCTGGACAAGGATCTGGCGACGCGGGTGTTTACCATGCCTGCGGCGGCAACGGCCTAG
- a CDS encoding transglycosylase SLT domain-containing protein, translated as MKRKRTAYGGLMAAAALAVGVLGLVAGFVPDAGSPFVRAPLSDRVLRARPAVERPVAEGEQWRMRAAVSRPDDAFPVVDDGVFAVAGSGVSSGITAGVAQAVVPSASVHAAVAASLGVPGVSGVSGRTAEEFSPSRSVPSVSFAGGGVAVPTVDGHRPVDAMADASPMILLGLDPLRVDGGRAGDPTLVAEPAFYGEALDQAGRPLRWTRGETSRLLARECAATRRSVVAGVRRPVYGGASREVLVAATPEQMLLRARQYRDTVDRYARRYNLSPRLVLAIMHAESGFNPNAVSPAQALGLMQIVPETAGGEVHAYLHGTPGQPPRDALFDPGTNIRYGTVYLHLLANRHFSDITNPATRELCVIAAYNGGPNALLRVFDADRDKAVAAINAMTTQQVYDKLVRHMPADESRKYVDKVLASLENFSSVH; from the coding sequence GTGAAGCGCAAACGCACGGCATACGGCGGCCTTATGGCCGCGGCTGCACTGGCGGTGGGCGTGCTCGGCCTGGTGGCCGGGTTCGTGCCCGACGCGGGCAGTCCGTTCGTGCGTGCGCCGCTGAGCGACAGGGTGCTCCGCGCCAGGCCTGCCGTGGAACGTCCGGTGGCGGAAGGCGAACAGTGGCGCATGCGCGCCGCCGTGTCCCGGCCCGACGATGCGTTTCCCGTGGTCGATGACGGGGTGTTTGCCGTGGCCGGCAGCGGGGTATCTTCCGGTATCACGGCGGGCGTGGCGCAGGCGGTGGTGCCGTCAGCCTCGGTGCACGCGGCGGTGGCGGCCTCGCTGGGCGTGCCCGGTGTGTCTGGCGTGTCTGGCCGCACGGCGGAAGAATTCTCCCCCTCCCGTTCCGTTCCCTCGGTCAGCTTTGCCGGTGGCGGCGTGGCCGTGCCCACCGTGGACGGGCATCGTCCCGTGGACGCCATGGCCGACGCCTCGCCCATGATCCTGCTGGGGCTGGACCCCTTGCGCGTGGACGGGGGCCGTGCGGGCGACCCCACCCTTGTGGCCGAACCCGCCTTCTACGGCGAGGCCCTGGACCAAGCCGGGCGGCCGCTGCGCTGGACGCGCGGCGAAACGTCGCGCCTGCTGGCCAGGGAGTGTGCGGCCACCCGCCGTTCTGTGGTGGCCGGGGTGCGCAGGCCGGTGTACGGCGGCGCCTCGCGCGAGGTGCTGGTGGCCGCCACGCCCGAACAGATGCTGCTGCGCGCTCGCCAGTACCGCGATACGGTGGACCGCTACGCCCGGCGCTACAACCTTTCCCCCCGTCTGGTGCTGGCCATCATGCATGCCGAAAGCGGCTTCAACCCCAACGCGGTCAGCCCGGCGCAGGCCCTGGGGCTGATGCAGATCGTGCCGGAAACCGCCGGGGGCGAAGTGCACGCCTACCTGCACGGCACGCCCGGCCAGCCGCCGCGCGACGCCCTGTTCGATCCCGGCACCAACATCCGCTACGGCACGGTGTACCTGCACCTGCTGGCCAACCGGCATTTTTCCGACATCACCAATCCGGCCACCCGCGAGCTGTGCGTCATCGCCGCCTACAACGGCGGCCCCAACGCCCTGTTGCGCGTGTTCGATGCCGACCGGGACAAGGCCGTGGCCGCCATCAATGCCATGACCACCCAACAGGTGTACGACAAGCTGGTGCGCCACATGCCCGCCGACGAATCTCGCAAGTATGTTGACAAGGTGCTTGCCTCGCTGGAGAATTTTTCATCCGTGCATTGA
- a CDS encoding 2-oxoacid:acceptor oxidoreductase subunit alpha, translated as MSHTGRNIVIGGEAGQGLVTIGQMLTRALIRSGYEVVVSQDYMSRVRGGHNTYSIRVHDAPIAAPAEAMDVLVALNQETVSLHKHELADGGIVILDAGLDPEGTKAVPVPFKDVAPRPIFENVAALGVLGSLLGVDRPTMEGLVRETFGKKGDEVVGQNMKVLDDAWKWAEAHRASCAALPAPRGPKGRMMLHGNEAIALGALAAGVKFCSFYPMTPATSVAQELITKGRKLGVVVEQAEDEIAAINMALGATYAGAKALVPTSGGGFALMTEGVSLAGVMEAPVVIVLAQRPGPATGLPTRTEQADLNLALYAGHGEFPRAILAPATIEDCFHLTHAAFDLTERFQTPVFVLTDQYLSDSYRAVVPFDLDALPPVAEPDFGPGGGPKFKRYKRYELTESGVSPRKVPGFTETLVLADCHEHTEQGNITEDPDLRNAMNDKRLRKGEGLRALCIPPRVSGDARPDLLLVCWGSSEGPVAEAAELLRARGRSVGVMSFTQVWPLDPAQFLPALQAAKEVVCVEGNATGQFARLLRQETGFEVSRTLLRYDGRIFTPNWLAERLS; from the coding sequence GTGAGCCACACGGGCAGAAACATCGTCATCGGCGGCGAGGCCGGTCAGGGGCTGGTCACCATCGGCCAGATGCTGACCAGGGCCCTGATCCGCAGCGGCTATGAGGTCGTGGTGTCGCAGGACTACATGTCCCGCGTGCGCGGCGGCCACAACACCTACAGCATCCGCGTGCACGACGCGCCCATAGCCGCCCCGGCGGAAGCCATGGACGTGCTGGTGGCCCTGAACCAGGAAACCGTCAGCCTGCACAAGCACGAACTGGCCGATGGCGGCATCGTCATCCTGGACGCCGGGCTGGACCCCGAAGGAACCAAGGCCGTGCCCGTGCCCTTCAAGGATGTGGCCCCGCGCCCCATCTTTGAAAACGTGGCCGCGCTGGGCGTGCTGGGATCGCTGCTGGGGGTGGACCGCCCCACCATGGAAGGGCTGGTGCGTGAAACCTTCGGCAAGAAGGGCGACGAGGTGGTCGGCCAGAACATGAAGGTGCTGGACGACGCCTGGAAATGGGCGGAAGCCCACCGCGCCAGTTGCGCCGCGCTGCCCGCGCCCAGGGGGCCCAAGGGCCGCATGATGCTGCACGGCAACGAGGCCATCGCCCTTGGCGCGCTGGCGGCGGGGGTGAAGTTCTGTTCCTTCTACCCCATGACCCCGGCCACCTCGGTGGCGCAGGAACTCATTACCAAGGGGCGCAAGCTGGGCGTGGTGGTGGAGCAGGCAGAGGACGAGATTGCCGCCATCAACATGGCGCTGGGGGCCACCTATGCCGGTGCCAAGGCGCTGGTGCCCACCTCCGGCGGGGGCTTTGCCCTGATGACGGAAGGCGTCAGCCTTGCGGGCGTCATGGAGGCCCCGGTGGTCATCGTGCTGGCCCAGCGGCCCGGCCCGGCCACCGGCCTGCCCACCCGCACCGAACAGGCCGACCTGAACCTGGCCCTGTACGCGGGCCACGGCGAATTCCCCCGCGCCATCCTGGCCCCGGCCACCATCGAGGACTGCTTTCACCTCACCCACGCGGCCTTCGACCTGACCGAGCGCTTCCAGACGCCGGTCTTCGTGCTGACCGATCAGTACCTGTCCGATTCGTACCGCGCCGTGGTGCCCTTCGACCTGGATGCGTTGCCCCCCGTGGCCGAGCCGGACTTCGGCCCCGGCGGCGGCCCGAAGTTCAAGCGTTACAAGAGGTACGAGCTGACAGAAAGCGGCGTGTCGCCCCGCAAGGTGCCGGGCTTTACCGAAACCCTGGTGCTGGCCGACTGCCACGAGCATACCGAGCAGGGCAACATCACCGAGGACCCGGACCTGCGCAATGCCATGAACGACAAGCGGCTGCGCAAGGGCGAAGGTCTGCGCGCGCTGTGCATCCCCCCGCGCGTGTCCGGCGATGCCCGGCCAGACCTGCTGCTGGTCTGCTGGGGGTCCAGCGAGGGGCCGGTGGCCGAGGCGGCGGAACTGCTGCGCGCCAGGGGCCGCAGCGTGGGCGTCATGAGCTTCACCCAGGTCTGGCCGCTGGACCCCGCGCAGTTCCTGCCCGCCCTTCAGGCGGCGAAGGAAGTGGTGTGCGTGGAAGGCAACGCCACGGGTCAGTTCGCGCGCCTGTTGCGGCAGGAGACCGGGTTCGAGGTGTCGCGCACGCTGCTGCGCTATGACGGGCGCATCTTTACGCCCAATTGGCTTGCGGAGCGCCTCAGCTAG
- a CDS encoding substrate-binding periplasmic protein, with protein sequence MAPHRVRPHARPRSFCACLRPLGILLLVLGASAAPLRPVLATTSAPEPREITVYVYHRPPFFTATPESQGGALVEMSQIALERAGLKPRLVTSTFTEILATFRAGAPFACTPGVYRTPERETFARFVGPLYGPLPPVIVVRRTDAGLAASARSLDSLLAGGLRVVLGDGYWYGTWLAQALERTGTSPTRTRDENTLMLRSIVDGTHDISFMSHEEAAHLLRTHPDLGTNLTLRPVPGNPTGESRYLMLAKGVDAATAARIDTALRELAETPRYRELVRSLRHE encoded by the coding sequence ATGGCCCCGCACCGCGTCCGGCCCCATGCCCGGCCCCGTTCCTTCTGTGCCTGCCTGCGCCCGCTGGGCATCCTGCTGCTCGTGCTGGGCGCCAGCGCCGCACCGTTGCGCCCGGTCCTTGCCACCACATCCGCCCCGGAGCCGCGCGAAATCACCGTGTACGTCTACCACCGCCCCCCGTTCTTCACGGCAACCCCGGAGAGCCAGGGCGGGGCGCTGGTGGAAATGAGCCAGATCGCGCTGGAGCGCGCAGGCCTGAAGCCTCGCCTTGTCACCAGCACCTTCACCGAAATCCTTGCCACGTTCCGTGCAGGCGCCCCCTTCGCCTGCACGCCCGGCGTCTACCGCACGCCGGAACGCGAAACATTCGCCCGCTTCGTCGGCCCCCTGTATGGTCCACTGCCACCGGTCATTGTCGTGCGTCGCACCGATGCGGGGCTTGCCGCTTCCGCCCGGTCCCTCGATTCGTTGCTGGCGGGAGGGCTGCGCGTGGTGCTGGGCGACGGGTACTGGTACGGCACCTGGCTGGCGCAGGCACTGGAGCGCACCGGCACCTCGCCCACCCGCACTCGCGATGAAAACACCCTGATGCTGCGGTCCATCGTGGACGGCACCCACGACATCTCCTTCATGAGCCATGAAGAGGCGGCCCACCTGCTGCGCACCCACCCGGACCTTGGGACAAACCTGACCTTGCGCCCGGTGCCGGGCAACCCCACCGGCGAATCGCGCTACCTGATGCTGGCGAAAGGGGTGGACGCTGCCACGGCCGCACGCATTGACACGGCCCTGCGCGAACTGGCGGAAACACCGCGCTACCGCGAACTGGTGCGGTCGCTGCGCCACGAATGA
- a CDS encoding DUF6691 family protein: protein MDLTFGLVTGILFGIFLQRSEVLRHDRQLGALRLRDMTIVKFMLSTVVVAMVGVYLLVDLELAKLSVKPLVLGGNVVGGLAFGLGWGLLGYCPGTSLGALGEGRWDALWGILGSLCGAALYAEAYPAMKATLLTWGDFGKVTLPQLLGVNHWVVIVPMVAGALLLFRWFERKGL from the coding sequence ATGGACCTTACGTTCGGGCTGGTCACGGGCATTCTGTTCGGCATCTTCCTGCAACGCTCCGAAGTGCTGCGCCACGACAGGCAGTTGGGCGCGCTGCGCCTGCGCGACATGACCATCGTGAAGTTCATGCTCTCCACCGTGGTGGTGGCCATGGTGGGCGTGTACCTGCTGGTGGATCTGGAACTGGCGAAACTTTCGGTGAAGCCGCTGGTGCTGGGCGGCAACGTCGTGGGCGGGCTGGCCTTCGGCCTTGGCTGGGGGCTGCTGGGCTACTGTCCCGGCACCTCGCTGGGCGCGCTGGGCGAAGGTCGCTGGGACGCCCTGTGGGGCATCCTGGGCAGCCTGTGCGGCGCGGCCCTGTATGCAGAGGCCTACCCGGCCATGAAGGCCACCCTGCTGACCTGGGGCGACTTCGGCAAGGTCACCCTGCCTCAGTTGCTGGGCGTGAACCACTGGGTGGTCATCGTGCCGATGGTGGCGGGCGCGCTGCTGCTGTTCCGGTGGTTCGAGCGCAAGGGGCTGTAG
- a CDS encoding YeeE/YedE thiosulfate transporter family protein: MNAQDMENPGRKPWSPYVGGALSGLLVVASVWVTGKYFGASTTFVRSAGFVERVLAPEHMAALDYFVKEAPKVDWQWMFVAGIFVGALLASLASGTFRWQAVPPGWAERFGPSRLRRGVAAFCGGVLAMFGARLADGCPSGHGLSGSLQLAASGFVALACFFAGGLVTAYILYRGR; the protein is encoded by the coding sequence ATGAACGCACAGGATATGGAAAATCCGGGCCGCAAGCCGTGGAGCCCCTATGTGGGCGGCGCGCTGAGCGGCCTTCTGGTGGTGGCCTCGGTGTGGGTGACTGGCAAGTACTTTGGCGCGTCCACCACCTTCGTCCGTTCGGCGGGCTTCGTGGAGCGGGTGCTTGCGCCGGAGCACATGGCCGCGCTGGACTACTTCGTCAAGGAAGCGCCCAAGGTGGACTGGCAGTGGATGTTCGTGGCCGGGATATTCGTGGGGGCGCTGCTGGCGTCGCTGGCCTCGGGCACCTTTCGCTGGCAGGCGGTGCCGCCCGGCTGGGCGGAACGGTTCGGCCCGTCGCGGCTGCGGCGTGGCGTGGCTGCCTTCTGCGGCGGCGTGCTGGCCATGTTCGGCGCGCGCCTTGCCGACGGTTGCCCCAGCGGACATGGCCTGAGCGGCTCGTTGCAGCTTGCGGCAAGCGGGTTCGTGGCGCTGGCCTGCTTTTTCGCGGGCGGGCTGGTGACGGCGTACATCCTGTACCGGGGGAGGTAG